Proteins encoded by one window of Luteimonas yindakuii:
- the tsf gene encoding translation elongation factor Ts → MEITASLVKELRERTGAGMMECKKALTEANGDVDAAAEALRKSGLAKADKKASRVAAEGRVATAQADGRAVLVEVNSETDFVAKDENFLAFTEAVAAAALAVDGTDVEALKAAKLASGESVEEARAALIAKVGENVQVRRMARVDSGNNTAAYVHGGRIGVLVELKGGDAELARGLAMHVAAMNPPYNTAADVPADFVAKEKEIELAKMSDKDKAKPAEILEKIISGKIAKIVNEVTLAGQPYVLDTDRTVEQVLKAAGAEVVGFQRLAVGEGIEKVVEDYAAEVMKQAGLA, encoded by the coding sequence ATGGAAATCACCGCAAGCCTGGTCAAGGAACTGCGCGAGCGCACCGGCGCCGGCATGATGGAGTGCAAGAAGGCACTCACCGAAGCCAATGGCGACGTCGACGCAGCCGCCGAAGCGCTGCGCAAGTCCGGCCTGGCCAAGGCCGACAAGAAGGCCAGCCGCGTCGCCGCGGAAGGCCGCGTGGCCACCGCGCAGGCGGACGGTCGTGCCGTGCTGGTCGAGGTCAACTCCGAGACCGACTTCGTGGCCAAGGACGAGAACTTCCTTGCCTTCACCGAAGCCGTGGCCGCTGCCGCGCTGGCCGTGGACGGTACCGACGTCGAAGCCCTCAAGGCCGCGAAGCTCGCGTCCGGCGAGAGCGTCGAGGAAGCCCGCGCCGCACTGATCGCCAAGGTCGGCGAGAACGTGCAGGTGCGTCGCATGGCGCGCGTCGACAGCGGCAACAACACCGCCGCCTACGTGCACGGCGGCCGCATCGGCGTGCTGGTCGAGCTCAAGGGCGGTGATGCCGAGCTGGCCCGCGGCCTGGCAATGCACGTTGCTGCGATGAACCCGCCGTACAACACCGCCGCCGACGTCCCGGCCGACTTCGTCGCCAAGGAAAAGGAAATCGAACTGGCGAAGATGTCCGACAAGGACAAGGCCAAGCCTGCCGAGATCCTCGAGAAGATCATCAGCGGCAAGATCGCCAAGATCGTCAACGAGGTCACGCTGGCCGGCCAGCCGTACGTGCTGGACACCGACAGGACCGTCGAGCAGGTGCTCAAGGCCGCCGGCGCCGAAGTCGTCGGCTTCCAGCGCCTGGCCGTGGGCGAAGGCATCGAGAAGGTGGTGGAAGACTACGCCGCCGAAGTGATGAAGCAGGCCGGCCTGGCCTGA
- the rpsB gene encoding 30S ribosomal protein S2, which translates to MPQITMRQMLEAGVHFGHQTRYWNPKMSQYIFGARGKIHIINLEKTVPLFNDAMNFISGIAQKRGIILFVGTKRSARDAIREEAERCNMPYMTQRWLGGTLTNFATVKKSVSRLKELEAAETDGTFDKLVKHEVLGLRREREKLLASLGGIKDMTRLPDALFVIDIGHEDIAIKEAKKLGIPVIAVVDTNYNPELVDYAIPGNDDAIRAVQLYASAAADAVLEGKAAAPSAATVREEEFTEGGEGRGRKPAARKGKKADEADEAAAPAPAAE; encoded by the coding sequence ATGCCCCAGATCACCATGCGCCAGATGCTGGAGGCCGGCGTCCACTTCGGCCACCAGACCCGCTACTGGAACCCCAAGATGTCGCAGTACATCTTCGGTGCCCGCGGCAAGATCCACATCATCAACCTCGAGAAGACGGTTCCGCTGTTCAACGACGCGATGAACTTCATCTCGGGTATCGCGCAGAAGCGCGGCATCATCCTGTTCGTCGGCACCAAGCGCAGCGCGCGCGACGCGATCAGGGAAGAAGCCGAGCGTTGCAACATGCCGTACATGACCCAGCGCTGGCTGGGCGGCACGCTGACCAACTTCGCCACGGTGAAGAAGTCGGTGTCGCGCCTGAAGGAGCTGGAAGCCGCCGAAACCGACGGCACCTTCGACAAGCTGGTCAAGCACGAAGTGCTCGGCCTGCGTCGCGAGCGCGAGAAGCTGCTGGCGTCGCTGGGCGGCATCAAGGACATGACCCGCCTGCCTGACGCGCTGTTCGTGATCGACATCGGCCACGAGGACATCGCGATCAAGGAAGCCAAGAAGCTCGGCATCCCGGTGATCGCGGTGGTCGACACCAACTACAACCCGGAGTTGGTGGATTACGCCATCCCGGGCAACGACGACGCCATCCGCGCCGTGCAGCTGTACGCCAGCGCCGCCGCCGACGCCGTGCTCGAGGGCAAGGCCGCCGCTCCGTCCGCCGCCACCGTGCGCGAGGAAGAGTTCACCGAGGGTGGTGAAGGCCGTGGCCGCAAGCCGGCCGCACGCAAGGGCAAGAAGGCCGACGAAGCCGACGAAGCCGCCGCGCCGGCACCGGCCGCCGAGTAA